TTGCTGCCGGTGTTGCAGGACCTGCGTTTATAATTGGACTTATCATCGCGGGTATAGTTGCGGGATTCAACGGTTTAAGCTCGGCACAGCTTGCAGCCGTTTATCCGCAGTCGGGTGGAACATATGAATATGGGTACCGCATTTTAAATCCTGCTTTTGGTTTTTCTGCAGGGTGGATGTTTTTAATCAGCAAGCTCTCGGCAGCGGGTGTAGTTGCAATCGGCTTCGGAAGTTATTTTTATCAGATCGTTCCGGTTGCTTCTCCATTAACATTATCTGTAATTGCTGTCATTTTTCTTACATTTGCAAATTATTTCGGAATAAAAAAAGCAGGCGCATTAAATCTATTCATAATAAGCATAACTTTGCTTTCTCTTTTATATTTTGTTTTCAGTGGGATACCGCAAATTGATGCAGATAATTTTCAGCCATTCAATCCATTTGGAATTTCCGGAATTGCCGAAGCATCTGCATTATTGTTTTTTGCTTTCACGGGCTATGCGAGGATTGCAACTCTGGCAGAAGAAGTGAAAGAACCGGAAAAAACAATTCCAAGAGCAGTGATAATAACAATTATATCTGCAATTATTTTATATGCGGCTGTTTCTTATGTCGCTATTGGAGTAATTGGAACTGAACAAATGTCAGGAAGCAAATCTCCGTTGCAGGTTGCTGTGAATGTTTTGAACACTCCGGGAATAAAAATAATTATAACGCTTGGAGCATCTACTGCAATGCTTGGAGTATTGCTCAGCCAGATTCTCGGCATCAGCAGAATGATGCTTGCTATGGGAAGACGAAAAGACCTGCCAAAAATATTTGCAAAAGTTCATAATGAATTTAAGGTTCCTCATATTGGAATTATAATTACAGGATTAATTATATTATTCATCACAATTGCTGGTTCATTTGAATTCATTGTTCGCGCAGCTTCATTTTCAATTTTAATTTATTACAGTATCACGAACATTGCAGCATTGAAACAGCCCAAAGCTGAACAAAGATTCGGAAAAATCATTTCTATATTAGGATTGATAGGGTGTTTAGTGATGTCGGTTTCGTTACCTGTGGAAGTTATATTAATTGGTGTGGGCTTATTGCTTGCAGGTTTTATTGTAAGATGGATTTTTCACAAAATTTAGACAAACAAAAAAGGGCTGTTGCCAGCCCTTTTAATTTATTAATCAATTAATTCAGTTTATTGTTTCGGTTCTTCAGGTTTTGTTTCAGATTTGGTTTCAGGAGCAGGTACTGCCGCTGAATTTTCTGCGGTTAAATCAGTTGAAATGTTCGGCTGTGAAAGCTCAGGCATTTCTTCCCCGATTAAGTCTTCAATTCTGAAATCAAGCTGTTCTTCTTTATAGTTTTTTGTCTTTTCAAGTATATCCTGAATTGTAAATTTCTTCTGGATTTTGAATCTGTTTAGATAGCTATCAACTTCTTCCTGGTCTTTGTCTTTTAAGTACTCAAGAACGGATAAAACAACTTTCTTATTGTTTTTATCGAACTCAATGACTTCAGCTTTCAATGCCTGACCCGGTTTGTAAGTATCAGCAAGACTCTTTATAGGTGTTACCGATAATTGAGAAGCAGGAATAAACGCATCAACACCATCAGGAAGCTCAACGATTAAACCTTTTTCAATCGGTTTAATTATTTTGCATTCGGTTTCTGTTCCCATTTTATAATTCGTCTCGAGGTTATCCCATGGATTATCAAGAAGCTGTTTTCTACCAAGTGAAATTCTTTGGTTAGCAACATCAACACCAAGAATTACAACTTCG
The DNA window shown above is from Ignavibacteria bacterium and carries:
- a CDS encoding amino acid permease translates to MKVNSGNRSELLRVLTLKDAVGIGLGAIIGAGIFVVTGVAAGVAGPAFIIGLIIAGIVAGFNGLSSAQLAAVYPQSGGTYEYGYRILNPAFGFSAGWMFLISKLSAAGVVAIGFGSYFYQIVPVASPLTLSVIAVIFLTFANYFGIKKAGALNLFIISITLLSLLYFVFSGIPQIDADNFQPFNPFGISGIAEASALLFFAFTGYARIATLAEEVKEPEKTIPRAVIITIISAIILYAAVSYVAIGVIGTEQMSGSKSPLQVAVNVLNTPGIKIIITLGASTAMLGVLLSQILGISRMMLAMGRRKDLPKIFAKVHNEFKVPHIGIIITGLIILFITIAGSFEFIVRAASFSILIYYSITNIAALKQPKAEQRFGKIISILGLIGCLVMSVSLPVEVILIGVGLLLAGFIVRWIFHKI